One segment of Streptomyces bathyalis DNA contains the following:
- a CDS encoding bifunctional DNA primase/polymerase, which translates to MGFTIGAIGGLGGIRDFHQLRPGARRRHRACAATTVAEYTGLLGWSVVPGARAARAAGGRTECSCGAAVCPAPGAHPLDASLEVPAGATLDEAGEAWAQCPGAALLLPTGRHFDVIEVGESAGRHALVRLERMGLPLGPVALAPHGRMWFFVAPGAAAELPELLYRMGWDDAPLDLRGLGEGEYVTAPPSDLGGLGPVHWLRRPALEEAGRPPQARLLLGTLAYVCNRSGT; encoded by the coding sequence ATGGGCTTCACGATCGGCGCCATCGGCGGTCTGGGCGGCATCCGCGACTTTCATCAACTGCGCCCCGGTGCACGGCGGCGGCACCGCGCGTGCGCGGCCACGACCGTGGCGGAGTACACGGGTCTGCTGGGATGGTCCGTGGTCCCCGGTGCCCGCGCGGCTCGTGCCGCCGGGGGGCGCACCGAGTGCTCGTGCGGTGCCGCCGTCTGCCCGGCTCCCGGGGCGCATCCGCTCGACGCGTCGCTGGAGGTGCCCGCGGGGGCGACTCTCGACGAGGCCGGCGAGGCGTGGGCGCAGTGCCCGGGCGCCGCGCTGCTGCTGCCGACGGGCCGGCACTTCGACGTGATCGAGGTCGGTGAGTCCGCCGGCCGCCACGCGCTCGTACGGCTGGAGCGGATGGGCCTCCCGCTGGGCCCGGTGGCGCTCGCGCCGCACGGGCGCATGTGGTTCTTCGTCGCTCCCGGCGCGGCCGCCGAACTGCCCGAACTGCTCTACCGGATGGGGTGGGACGACGCCCCGCTGGACCTGCGCGGTCTCGGAGAGGGCGAGTACGTGACGGCACCGCCCTCCGACCTCGGCGGCCTCGGCCCCGTGCACTGGCTGCGCAGGCCGGCCCTGGAGGAGGCGGGCCGACCGCCACAGGCCCGGCTGCTGCTGGGCACTCTCGCCTACGTCTGCAACCGCTCGGGGACCTGA
- the ftsY gene encoding signal recognition particle-docking protein FtsY: MEIVILVAVIAVVVLAAISGLVVSGRKKKAATAEKPAESQATATAPAEPHVGDEAAGTAEAPRRTIEEVGLPAEAEAPAAPAPAEPAIETPEPTAGRLVRLRSRLSRSQNSIGKGLLTLLSREHLDDATWEEIEDTLLTADVGVAPTQELVERLRERVRILGTRTPEELRGLLRDELLTLVGPDLDRTVHTETRGAVDRPGVVLVVGVNGTGKTTTTGKLARVLVADGKSVVLGAADTFRAAAADQLETWGKRVGARTVRGPEAGDPASVAFDAVKEGTEAGAEAVLIDTAGRLHTKTGLMDELGKVKRVVEKQGPVDEVLLVLDATTGQNGLVQARVFAEVVDITGIVLTKLDGTAKGGIVIAVQRELGVPVKLIGLGEGADDLAPFEPEAFVDALIGGE; the protein is encoded by the coding sequence ATGGAAATCGTCATCCTTGTTGCAGTCATCGCCGTGGTCGTGCTGGCCGCGATCAGCGGGCTCGTCGTCAGCGGACGGAAGAAGAAGGCCGCCACCGCCGAGAAGCCCGCCGAGTCGCAGGCCACGGCCACCGCACCCGCCGAGCCGCACGTCGGCGACGAGGCCGCCGGCACCGCCGAAGCGCCGCGCAGAACGATCGAGGAGGTCGGCCTGCCGGCCGAGGCCGAGGCACCCGCCGCCCCGGCACCGGCCGAGCCCGCGATCGAGACCCCGGAGCCGACCGCCGGGCGCCTCGTGCGGCTGCGCTCCCGGCTCTCCCGTTCGCAGAACTCCATCGGCAAGGGGCTCCTCACGCTGCTCTCACGGGAGCATCTCGACGATGCGACCTGGGAGGAGATCGAGGACACGCTGCTGACGGCCGACGTCGGAGTCGCGCCCACGCAGGAGCTGGTCGAGCGTCTCCGCGAGCGGGTGCGGATCCTCGGCACCCGCACGCCCGAGGAGCTGCGCGGCCTGCTCCGCGACGAACTCCTCACGCTGGTGGGTCCGGACCTGGACCGCACCGTCCACACCGAGACGCGCGGAGCGGTCGACCGGCCGGGTGTCGTGCTGGTCGTGGGCGTGAACGGCACCGGCAAGACGACCACCACCGGGAAGCTCGCGCGTGTACTCGTGGCCGACGGCAAGTCCGTGGTGCTCGGCGCGGCCGACACCTTCCGCGCCGCCGCCGCCGACCAGCTGGAGACGTGGGGGAAGCGCGTCGGTGCCCGCACCGTGCGCGGCCCGGAGGCCGGCGACCCGGCGTCCGTCGCCTTCGACGCGGTCAAGGAGGGCACCGAGGCGGGCGCGGAGGCGGTTCTCATCGACACGGCGGGCCGCCTCCACACCAAGACCGGACTGATGGACGAGCTGGGCAAGGTCAAGCGCGTCGTGGAGAAGCAGGGCCCGGTCGACGAGGTGCTGCTCGTGCTCGACGCCACCACGGGCCAGAACGGGCTCGTGCAGGCCAGGGTGTTCGCCGAGGTCGTCGACATCACGGGCATCGTGCTCACCAAGCTGGACGGCACCGCCAAGGGCGGCATCGTCATCGCGGTCCAGCGCGAACTGGGCGTGCCCGTCAAGCTGATCGGGCTCGGCGAGGGCGCGGACGACCTGGCGCCCTTCGAACCGGAGGCCTTCGTCGACGCGTTGATCGGCGGGGAGTGA
- a CDS encoding sugar porter family MFS transporter — MTSTPQSAPPAAGGQTAPLGRVVFIAAAAAMGGFLFGYDSSVINGAVEAVRGRFEAGSAMLAQVIAAALIGSAIGAALAGRIADRIGRIRVMQIAAVIFTVSAIGSALPFTLWDLALWRVLGGVAIGMASVIGPAYIAEVSPPEYRGRLASFQQAAIVTGIAVSQLVNFAILTLADGDQRGKLAGLEAWQWMLGIMVIPSVAYFLLSFVIPESPRYLISIGQQTRAREVLSSVEGEHDRIDARLAEIEHGMRTEHKSTFKDLLGGRFGFLPIVWVGIGLSVFQQLVGINVVFYYSSTLWQSVGINPESSFFYSFTTSIVNIVGTIIAMLLVDKIGRKPLGFIGSVGMTVSLALVAWAFSAVRGSGENVSLPDTQGTVALIGAHTFTLFFALSWGVVVWVLLGEIFPNKIRAAGLGVAAAAQWIANWVITASFPSLSEWNLSGTYVIYTVFALLSIPFLLKWVPEPKGKALEEMG; from the coding sequence TTGACGAGCACCCCACAGTCGGCGCCACCGGCGGCAGGCGGCCAGACCGCCCCGCTCGGACGTGTCGTCTTCATCGCAGCAGCCGCCGCCATGGGCGGTTTCCTCTTCGGCTACGACAGCTCCGTGATCAACGGGGCCGTCGAGGCGGTACGCGGCAGATTCGAAGCCGGCTCCGCCATGCTTGCCCAGGTCATCGCGGCAGCGCTCATCGGCAGCGCGATAGGCGCGGCGCTCGCCGGACGCATCGCGGACCGCATAGGCCGGATCAGGGTCATGCAGATCGCCGCCGTGATCTTCACCGTCAGTGCCATCGGGTCGGCGCTGCCCTTCACGCTCTGGGACCTCGCCCTGTGGCGCGTGCTCGGCGGTGTCGCCATCGGCATGGCCTCCGTGATCGGGCCCGCCTACATCGCCGAGGTCTCCCCGCCGGAGTACCGCGGACGTCTCGCCTCCTTCCAGCAGGCCGCGATCGTCACCGGCATCGCCGTCTCCCAGCTGGTCAACTTCGCGATCCTCACGCTCGCGGACGGCGACCAGCGAGGGAAGCTGGCGGGCCTGGAGGCGTGGCAGTGGATGCTCGGCATCATGGTGATCCCGTCGGTCGCCTACTTCCTGCTCTCGTTCGTCATCCCCGAGTCGCCGCGCTACCTGATCTCCATCGGGCAGCAGACCCGGGCACGCGAGGTGCTGAGCAGCGTCGAGGGCGAGCACGACCGCATCGACGCGCGTCTCGCCGAGATCGAGCACGGCATGCGCACCGAGCACAAGTCGACGTTCAAGGACCTGCTCGGCGGCCGGTTCGGGTTCCTGCCGATCGTCTGGGTGGGCATCGGGCTGTCGGTCTTCCAGCAGCTCGTCGGCATCAACGTGGTCTTCTACTACTCGTCGACGCTGTGGCAGTCCGTCGGGATCAACCCCGAGAGCTCGTTCTTCTACTCCTTCACGACCTCGATCGTGAACATCGTCGGCACGATCATCGCGATGCTGCTGGTCGACAAGATCGGCCGGAAGCCGCTCGGCTTCATCGGGTCGGTCGGCATGACGGTTTCGCTGGCGCTCGTGGCCTGGGCCTTCTCGGCCGTGCGCGGCTCGGGTGAGAACGTCTCGCTGCCGGACACCCAGGGCACCGTCGCACTCATCGGTGCGCACACCTTCACGCTCTTCTTCGCGCTCTCCTGGGGCGTCGTCGTGTGGGTGCTGCTCGGGGAGATCTTCCCGAACAAGATCCGTGCCGCCGGTCTCGGCGTCGCCGCGGCCGCCCAGTGGATCGCCAACTGGGTCATCACCGCCAGCTTCCCGAGCCTGTCGGAGTGGAACCTGTCCGGCACGTACGTGATCTACACGGTCTTCGCCCTGCTCTCGATCCCGTTCCTGCTCAAGTGGGTGCCGGAGCCGAAGGGCAAGGCGTTGGAGGAGATGGGCTAA